The Spea bombifrons isolate aSpeBom1 chromosome 4, aSpeBom1.2.pri, whole genome shotgun sequence genome segment AAATAGCAAGGTAATTTCAGGTCTACATTCCTACATCTatactacaaaaaaatgtatttggctTGCCCACATAGATATGTATGCCATAGCAATCAATTTAACTACGTAAACATCAATATACTTAAATacgttttatacatttatatgcatGCAAGGATAATTTAGTCCAGGTAATACTGATTAGGCTCTAAGTacattatttctaatattctaTTTATCTGAATACTACATATTAGTTTAAACACTAATGCAGATAGCATCATACGTGTTTGGTACACACAGTGCTACATATCCTGCCATTTTCATGTTAGGAAAGGCGCATTAGGATGCTCCTTAAAGAGTTGTATGACAAGATTTGTTTGCATGGCTAGAGATGAAACACACAAGGGTCTATATACAAACTCAGGAgattgcaaaaataataaaaaagctcaGCTACATGACTCGGCTTAACTATGGGTCATAGTGAAGTCAGGTAGTAGAAACCGTTAACCCTATTGCTAACTCCTGCTTTAGTCAACACACCACTAACATGTGTTTATGGGGCCAACAACCATTGTAAAAAGTCTTTATGTTTCTGACAATGCATCATTTTGCTGACTGCAACTAAATCCCCATTTTGCAGTAGACTAGCCCACTCAACAGTGCATATCCCAGTGTGCTCGATATTAAACATACAGGAAAGGTGTTTGTAGTGGATGTAGGAACTAGTTCTATACTATGTTGTATAAGCATACATCTTATTTGAGGTTTGCTGTCAGTGCGAGCTATATGCAGGGTGCACTCTATGATCCTTCCAGTGGACATATTTGTAGTTCTCAATCTGTTCTGTAAGAGTATTTAAAAGATGTAATATTACTTACCATCCATGCTGCTTCATTGCATCCAAAAGCAGCTTGGCATATGGGCCTAAAGGGTCAGAGCACATAATAAGGCCAATCTATGAGAACTAAACATTACAACCTACATTTAGCATATCTCAGAGTGATGTTCCCTTAAACCTTTTCCAGTGAGGTACTAATAGCAAGTTCattcaaataacattttattcattgAGTATACCCAACATAGTTTTCTGAAGTCAAGTAGGTTTTTAAGTACCCAAGTCCTGTCATATGTACAAAACATTGAGAAACCATTCTATATATAGTGATTTAATTCCATACAGTAATTTTTGAGGCTAAACAATCACATATTAAATCACTACATGTCAAAGCGTGTCCATGTTAGAAAAGGAGACTGCACTTTGTGAAATGCTTGTATATTCAGACACCAAAAGGTAGTAGTAcatactagacatgtgcaaatggaccaatttgcacaatttttttgttttgttttaagtcCATTCGTTGTCAATTAATTTTGGTTCCTGCACTTTCACGATCAGACAAAATCAGAGGGCATTTTACATTTGGAAGCGAAATTAGTAGTCGCTCACCATCATTCATGTTCTCTTACACTCATTCACTTTTTCTCTCACGTTCTcttgctgaatgcctccctAATTTCTCTGTTGACTACTTCGGTGTCCCTGTCTCATTGCcacacagctctgcttcttctcttgcatctttcttgttcttctgtcttcgttTACCTCTCCGTGGACATGGCCCCTCTGTGAACTTCCAAAAAAATTGGCAGAACGGGGAAGAGGCTATCCCCATGGCTCGGTTCTTTTGCGCAATtgcacagaaaggctaaaataatgcagatagaagTGTTTCTGTGCAGACCTATTTCTAAGTTGTTCTGGAACACCCTCTCCGATTTTGTAAGGAGCagcggacacaaaaaaaaaaaaaaaacacataagaacaagaagatgcagtgAGAAGCGGAGCTGCACGGCAAGGAGACGGGAACAAGAAAGCGGTCAGCAGGGAAGATATttagacattcagagagagcgtgagtgaaaGCGAACattgtgagagagcatgagtgagtaaaattcaaatgaaaattctgcactcttgctttgtttttttcattttcggTCTTTGGAGATTCATACAAAATTGAGTAAAATTCATAGAAATcttaatgcacaagtctagtacatACCACAATACAAACGTACAAAGTATCAGAAGCATAATagcagaaagaagaagagcaccATGTGAGATCCCCCAATATTTCAGTGCTGTACATTATCAAGGGCAAGGATCCACCAAAACCATTGCGAAGAGGCAAACCCAAGGAGTTTCTGCTGCTAAAAGCGCTTTGCTAGCcccgtataatgcatagttaaatcagctaAGTCTCCTCACACTTAGCATTTTATGGGGTTAGCTCAGCCCATCATGCTGGATAAACCTGCTGGTGTTGGccattcataatgaatagaGAAGCAGGGAGTTGAAGCCACAATACTATTGCCACCACTCTCTTTAGTGAGTTACCCTATTAGTGGCAATGCAGGTAACACTCATGTGCTGCAAACATTCTGGGCACCAATAAAAAAGGAACAACAGTGGAGGTAAGAGGGGACAGAAAGACAGGACTGGCCTTACTAAAATGGTCCCCCAACTGCATATGTTGCATGTGTTTCTTCACATTTACAGCGCTGTAAGACTTACTTGTTTCTAGAGCTATATTCAGCATAACCTGGCACTTTTTATGGTTGTTAAAGAGTCTGTTTAGTGCTAGTCCTCCCTTCTTGCGCTCCCCATTGTGTCTCTCCGGAAACAAATGATACCCGAGATCAGGTTCCTCTGATTTATTTTGCTCCATGAGTTTCTGTGCAAGACTCCAGTCCGATAATGAACCTAGCTGACCCTGTCAAGGAGGCCGCCATGTATACGCATGACTGGTACGTAACCCCTAACACTGGAAGGTTACTACCGACGAGCCCTAAGCACTGGCTAGATGCTGCATTTCCCATGCAAAGTCCTATCGCGTTCTCTGTATTACTGTGTTCAGTTTAGGCGGCCACTTTCCACGAGATGAAgattcattaatatttttaaaactacgTCCACGAAAATGGATCATAAAATAGATAcaagagaataaaaatattgtgtctCCGATGTTTAGAACTTCTTGGTATTGCGTGATTACGTCACTCTCCTTGATGCCTCCGCCACCATTTTTGATTAGGAAACAAAGGaattattttcctatttttttataatatctaTGGCTCGTTCTTATCGTGCTTAACCCTTGAAAGAGTATTTCTAAGTACGTTATTTCCAAATCTCAGTTATTGTCATCGTGGAATACTTTGTTTACACTTCCGCCATGCGTGATGCTCGCAGAGGTGTCGTGGCATCAGGGGGCGCTGTCTTCTAGTGTGACAATTCGGTTTACCCGATGCCCGTGTGGCTTTTGGTATCTATGACTACCGGCTAGCGGAAGACATGCAGGTGGTTAGTGTCGGAGAGGAGTGAGTGACTACTGAGTTAAGTGAGTATGGCTCTCTTGCCCGGCTGAGGTGCCACATACAGTGATTACATTGGTTTCAGTTATGCTAATGACAAGGCCTATCGTGATATGTTAGATCTTTCAATTCACTCGGCTCCAAAAATCATGGGGGGGGCCTATAGCGCCAGTTTCCTAAATAGAAAACATATGTTTTACTGGCTACCATTACTGCTGCTGTATTTGCTTTatgttgtattatttattaacacttTCCACATCGATCCAGAGTTATAGAGCTAACAGGGCCCTAAAGGTAGGGGTTGCCCCACTCCAGTTCTGGAGGGCAGCCAACATGCCACAAATGCTATGTGTTATTGCTAAAAAATAGTTGTTCAATGACTTTTTTAATCGTCATGTCATTGTTGAAACTGGGGTAACTGAAAACTGTGATCCTTGAGGACATGAGTTGTTCGCCCCTGTTCAAGAATATAAAACGAACATATAACCACATGCAAGTAAGCATTACCGCTACATGTGTTAATATGTTACCAGACCATTTGGAAGCATTTGAATAATCTGCCTATATGTTGCTACACGTTATACTTAGATCAGTTGCACTTCTATCTCTTTCTTGCTTTTCTTTTGACACTTTGTTTATAAGAAGATTGTTATATTTGAGCTGTAAGTAATATggggtttttaatgcatttagtgACATCAGAGACGATACAATTTAATGTCAACTGTAACGTAGGTATAACTAATATGCTGTGCACTGATGAAGCTCATTTTGTACATGGTTACCtgctatgtatattttgttcCCCGAAAGCTGCCTGATGCAGTGATATGTTTATGCTGTTGGGGCTTGACTTATTGAAGGGAAGCCGACACTTGTGATGACGTTCCACAAAGGCATGTATTTAGTGTTCTTATTCTTCAAGGTGGGCAGTTGACTTGGTTTGAAAATCAGGATGTCTTCTCCAAACAAAGCTATTGAGCTGCAGTTACAGATGAAAGAAAATGCAGAAGAGTTGCAAGACTTTATGAAGGAGCTGGAAACTTGGGAAAAGGATATCAAGAAAGTGGACGCTAAACTTAATAAACAGACGGGTCTGGATGAAGAGGCAAGTGGTGAATGAAATTGTGGCTACAAGTGTAAATCTGTACATGTGTTCTACATTGAGAGTCTTCATTTTGCTTACTTGGATTGCGAGAATTCTATatagaaatgtgcttttttGTGTGACCTTAAATTATTTGTCATGCCTCAGGGAGGTATGGTTGCTGTTTCTCTTGGCTCAGGTAGCAAGGCATCAACATGCTTGCCAACTTCTTGTAGGCCTTGTCACTGAAGTATTGATTGTGTATTTATTCACACTGAGTAAGGGGtcaacatttatattttgtaggAGCGAGATGATCATGAAGCATTCTCAGTAGTTAACAAGTGAGGGAAACAACTGCTTTAGATACTCAAGTAAGGTCCATTCTGTAGGTTAAGGCTAGATCAAGAATGAATaacaatttttatgttttgtgtgcGTTCTTTACTAAACTTTTTATTTAGTTTGGTTTATTTAGATTCCTTTTTATTGAACaactttaaaatgcatgttcTAGTTAACAgtacaataatatttataaaattcagGCTTTGCAGCTATTGATGAGTTTAAGTTAATGGCAGCTGTAGTCAAtgtcttaaaggaacagtctagtccgcaattttatttttaattttaatgcgtATAACTCTCTGGTATGTTAATGcagtgaaaatatgaaaaacaaaagtgaaaagaaaatgtGGTTAGTCAATATATGTTCTgcttgaaagtaaaaaaaaaaaaaaaaaaaaaaaaaaaaaaaaaaaaaaaaagtgagtgaAACCTCTTAGCCTCTtgaatgtatgtttgtatgtatgtatgtttgtatgaaaACATGCATAGCATCATTGGGTATTACTTTTTGTTGCAGACATACTTATTAGTGGATACAAAtactcacaaaaaaaatgtttctggttACAAacttacaaacatttgtgttatCTGTCTGCAACATTCTTCTGCTATTTTATATGTAGACACTACCACCAATTAGAAACAAAGattataagaagaagaaaaagaccaAAAGCAAACTGCCAACTGATAAAACAAACCACGAGGAGGTGAAAAAACCCAAGATAAAACTGCTCGATTATGAATACTGGGACAAGCTTGATGTTGTAAGTTGACAGTATTGAATTGTGCTTCTTTCACATGAATGGGGATCTTTCAGCtttactgatgttttttttgtttttgtttttttgcaagaataGCATGCATTCTATGTAGttagatttatatttataaatgtaccgtatttgctcgattataagacgaccctgattataagacgaccccccaaaatctgaatattaacttaggaaaaaaagaaaaagcctgaatataagacgaccctaaaggaaaaaagttttaccagtaaatgttaattcatgtaaactatttttttaaataaaagctatgattgagaaaaatattttttttttgtttttatttcttgtattttccaacctgtcccccagttacgcacatctgcccccaggcttgccacaccaatatggcactgtggcccatgatatgccttttaaccctctatatgccactgtgccccatggtatgccttttgaccccctatgtgccactctgcctccagaaatgccttatacccctatatcccattctggcatttagggggttaaaatgcatattatggggcagagtggcatatagggaggtataaggcattccaggaggcagagtggcattaagggagttaaaaggcattatatagagcactctgcctccagaaatgccttatacccctatatgccactctggcatttagggggttaaaaggcatattatggggcagagtggcatatagggaggtataaggcatttcaggaggcagagtgcactattaaatgcccccttaacgccactctgcctcctgaaatgccttatacctccctatatgccactctgccccataatatgccttttaaccccctaagtgccagagtggcatataggggtgtaaggcattccagaaatgccctacacacacacacacacacacacacacacacacacacacacacacacacacacacacacacacacacacacacacacacacacacacacacacacacacacacacacacacacacacacacacacacacacacacacacacacacacacacacttacttacttacttacttaccggtgcttccaatttcctcctgtattgccggggcagcgggttgacgtctcattccgcggcagccggaaggaggtggagttggcagcgggggtttgtatgcgtccgtcgcaaataccttccccggctgtcagagatcaggaactcttgaactctgacagtcggggaaggtatttgcgacggacgcatacaaacccccgctgccaacttcacctccggaagcaccggtaagtgtgtgtgtgtgggggggggggggggcgacgacaggaggatccaggtcccctgcagcggtgcgggggatctggatcttagtctcctaatcagacctctatttgaggtctgattagaagacgaccccgattataagacgaggggtatttttcagagcatttgctctgaaaaaaacctcgtcttataatcgagcaaatacggtacatatattGGAACACTAGtatcacaaaaaaatgacactAATAGACATCTCcaaagtatgaaaaaatagtaAAGAACTGTTAACTATCTAGTTCATCTTCATGCTGGTGTCACTGTACTTTACGGATAACCTTGGGTTTATTTTGAAGAAGACAAAGCTAGTTTTACAATGCCACCAAAATCTAGATACAAGCTGTTTTCTCTGGGTGACTGATGCTCCCTTTTTGCGTGCAGTGATACCATTGCCAACATATATATTGATTAGAGGGGTCTTAACTAGATTCATGCTACCGCTCTGTAAGCCAAACAAGCGTTCCTTACTGCTGAAGCAGATAGAGATCATCATTTGTTAATTTTCCCCGGGCTGAGGTGTGCGCTATGATCATTAACACATGTCTGCTGTCCACTATCTGTCAGTCTGACAACcacagaaaatgaaatgtaccTCACTAGATGCACCTAGTAACATTGGCTTTCTGTTGATGTGTAATAAATAATTTCTGCCAAgatattttttcccctctttttttaatattgcctACTTATTTTAAGCAGGGAATATCATATCTGCAGTTTCTGTCTTGTTCTATAGGACAAAGCATTAGAAGAGCTTGACAAAGAGGACAATACTCATGAATCAATGTCAGCAGAGTCAGATTCTGGGGATGAAGATGGAATAGCTATAGACACCGAAAAAGCTcttagagagaaagaaaaggtgAAAATGCTTGCTTTGCTCCTATGTTAATAAATATCCATCTTTTCATCATAGCTCAGTAGTTGATCTGTTGAGTGttatgtaaattcataccttgTGAGATAGTTTTATTTAAACCTTTTGTTCACATATCTGCTTTGTCTGTAGAATACAGAAGAATACTATTGTGTAGGGTGCCATATTTGTAAGCAAATTGCCACTTGTGAATATGCATGCATATTTAGTATTGGTGTATGTgcaatattttctttacatttattttctgttttaaatctACATCACAAATGTTTATCGGTACTTGAAAATGATTACCTTCCGTACATTTGGCACAAATATATGAAAGTAAAGAAATGTATTAGTCAAGAAGTCTTTCTCAAGCTACAAATTAAACTACTTAAGTTTATTGCACTAGAATTTTCTCTGTATTTTGGACCAAATATTCAGTGTCTTTTTGTCTTCATTTGTGAAACGTATTCAtgtagatgtgtatatataacatgCAGAAGTAAACCATGTTGTATGTTCATACACGAATGGCCATTTCATTTGCTAGAATCTCCTTTCTTCTGCAAAATAACATGAATGTGTTACTAAAATTAAGATATTTCACAGGGGAATAATTATTTCAAGATGGGAAAGTATGATGAAGCCATAGAGTGCTATACAAAAGGCATGAATGCTGATCCGTACAATGCAGTATTGCCTACAAACCGAGCATCTGCGTTCTTTAGACTAAAGAAGTAAGTTGTGCATCAAGTGGATGTTTTAAGAAAACGGTATTACAGAATGAGAAGTCATAGATTGCTTAGTCGGCTATCTTTCTTTTGAAGCAGGACTTtgtcacttaaaaaaataaataaataaaatgtttctccCAGATATGCTGTAGCTGAATCGGACTGCAATCTGGCTATTGCTTTGAATCGAAATTATTCAAAATCATATGCTCGCAGGGGAGCAGCTCGTCTTGCACTAAAGAATCTGCAAGGGGCAAAGGAAGGTAAGCGCTGGACAAGCAATTAGCCTGTTTTCCTATGGCCCAAttctttgtattttatacattcctgttttaatatgtatgtttttaatattttaaaatagttgTGTTAAAGACTTAACCATCCACCCCTACACGCACACATAACACgtatgtttattcactaaagggaatgTTTGCAGGAGTTGCGATTTTGGCTTACaaactttactatgcattataaagggctatcactggcaagtttctcctgcaAAACAACCAAGCCTGCCCtgtataattcataattcaatcGGTGAGCTGAATCCCAATAACTATTTCTGATGGAAGGGGTATGATCTGTGTTTTTTGGGCAGGGTTTGCTGGTCTTTATAGATCTTTCCCATAACCAAGGTGACATAattgtatatttcttattttttttaaatgtattacacTTTGTCAGATCACCAGTTCAATAAGCAAAATAAGTATTTCTAATTTACGCCATTCAAATGGGGTCTTTATGAATTTTGTGGACTTGGAGGAAGTGGAGTTGAAAAGTGCGCTTATATAGGtaggtatatatgtttatgataaatgtttttgggttttttttgtagattacGAAAGAGTTTTAGAACTTGATCCAAACAACTTTGAGGCTACAAATGAACTTAAGAAAATTAATCaggtatttatataatttggaAAAATTAAGTGTCTTAAAAGCTGCAGTAATGACCTGTTTTCTGTGTCATAACCCTCTGAAGAAGCCTTTTCAGCAAAAGGCATTAGAGCTTCTACAATAACAATAGCGTGCTTATACTCATATCAacgtatttttttgtgtatttttctatGAATATGTATGCTtatgtattaattaaaaatgtaaagtttctCAAATACTCTTCTAGCCATCCTCTTTACCCCAAGAATGACTTGCAGTTCAACCATTATTACTTCTTACCACCCACGTAGCCAGGATATCGCCCATGCTGTACCTGTTTGAATTCCTTACCCCATTCTGCCAGgcttattattataacattaaGCGCTCACTGAAAACCTAACTATTCAGGGAAGCATACAATCTATCCTCCTAATACTAATACTCCCAAATTGCATTCTAAAAGAAACCATCTGTTTTAACCAACTTCGAGATCTAACTTCTCAGCGACATCTCAGTGACAATTCACCAAATGGTCCATCATCTTGTGTCTTCAGTTTTCAACCTCTGAAAAGACtagagcaggaccctctccaactataccagtatgtcttaatgtatgttaatgttataGTCAATCTTAAGTTTCATCCTTCCCTTTTCACCCTATGCTATCCACTCTATAAATTTAATGTGGAGTACCCTGTtcaattttttttggtgcttagATAATGTTGGTTTCATTGGATTGTGATTCATCCGTCATGCTTATATGAACAAACATGTctacatatatatgtttgaggaataattcagtttttctttttagcaaATACAGCCTTCCTCCAATATACCACAAGAGAAAAAAGACACTAAAAAGCCAAAACCTGTTGAAATGAGTGAAGAGGAGATGAAGCAGCTAGAGACACAACGGCTGAAGCAACAAGCTATTGTCCAGAAAGACCTGGTAATTGTTCCTTCTTTATTGCAACAGTAATGAAATCTCATGCGAAATTGTTGTGAAGGTGTTCAGACTTTGCATGCTTACTGTTTTGTTGTACGTGCTGACAGTCCACACATCGtaatttttgcaaaaatgtgtttttattgcgGTATGCAACAATTTTACAGATTGTACCAAGATGTTAACACAGTTGCTGATGTTGAAATACAACATATAAACCTTTCTCATTCCAGTATCTGTAAATTATCTTTTGGAAGAGGAAAATTTGCAAAATATCTGCATCTTTCTAATTTCACAGattaattttgtttgtattcTTGATTCATGGTGCATTTCAAATACTGCATGTAACAGTTTGTTTTTCCTCCATGCCTTTTGGTTATTATTACCCTCCTTCCTTTTATATTGAATTAAAATTTTCACATTCCATTTGTGCTTATGGTTTTGGGATTGGTATTCAgaatctaaaatgtaaaatctacAGGGCAATGCTTATTTTAAAGAAGGCAAATATGAAGCTGCTATTGAGTGCTACACTCAGGGCATGTCTGCGGATGGCACCAATGCATTACTTCCAGCAAACAGAGCCATGGCATATCTGAAAATCCAGAAGTAAGTGTTCTTTGAAAGAAGAGTTTTCTGCAAACTTctaatatagtatttttttttttaaatcttaacatTATGTCAGTGTATCAAAAGTATTAAACACGCAACTTAAATTGTctaatattgtatttatgtttgtttggaaaaaaaaa includes the following:
- the RPAP3 gene encoding RNA polymerase II-associated protein 3 is translated as MSSPNKAIELQLQMKENAEELQDFMKELETWEKDIKKVDAKLNKQTGLDEETLPPIRNKDYKKKKKTKSKLPTDKTNHEEVKKPKIKLLDYEYWDKLDVDKALEELDKEDNTHESMSAESDSGDEDGIAIDTEKALREKEKGNNYFKMGKYDEAIECYTKGMNADPYNAVLPTNRASAFFRLKKYAVAESDCNLAIALNRNYSKSYARRGAARLALKNLQGAKEDYERVLELDPNNFEATNELKKINQQIQPSSNIPQEKKDTKKPKPVEMSEEEMKQLETQRLKQQAIVQKDLGNAYFKEGKYEAAIECYTQGMSADGTNALLPANRAMAYLKIQKYKEAEEDCTQAISLDTTYGKAFARRGTARSMLGKLKEAKDDFEMVLKLEPGNKQAVSELAKISQELGTSDVNGNQQQTTVNNTGNEQRKVLMAINKPEHLRSAKPLRRMVIEEVGGPTESSNNASTGKLKVLAEPLATNQDSSQPKLIPASSDIPTPKILKMEDISDTPVTQPLSAVKVQNVSQAAAQVKSVESTFTTAAPSIEIPGVPANSFQLESDFRRLKSNPDLLYQYLKQIEPSLYSKLFQKALDPDVFNEILKILRDKYIGREDVSLIVEILQGLSELRRFDMAVMFLSQSEKEIVHALFAHIEQSQTSDSLNALKKKYGI